The Flavobacterium sp. 102 genomic interval TTGGTTCTCCAAATGGAAAGTCCTAAAGTAGTATAACGCTTCAACTTAGTATAAATTTCATTGCCTAACAGTATGCGATCATTATTGCAGTTTTTTCTATTGGCTTGTGCTACTTTTTGATTGAGCAATACGTCAAAATACTCATTGTTTAAGGCGGTAATAGTATTGAGCTGATCCAAAGTTAGTCCGTGAACAGACAGTTCGGACATGTGTAATAATCCTCTTTCAACAACTAGTTTGGCGGTCAAATGCAAGTCGGCTTCTTTTTGCAATGCTAATTTATGAGTGCCAAAAGCTTTATATATGGCGCTTCCTTTTTTGAACTTTAATGCTACTATAGTCATCACCTTTTTTATGGCTTCTATAACTGCATCGGCTTTAGCTTTTTTTGCCAACGTAATTTCAGTTTGTATCGCTTTGACCTCAATATCAGTTTCCCAGTCCGAAAAGGTTTCAATCTGTTGCTCAAGCATTTCAAATTCACTTTCGGTTATACCGTATTGTGCAAAATGAACAGCATCTCTTCTCATAAAGCGCAACTTTTCTTTACTCTTTGTCACCAGTTCGGCATCAGTCAGATGATAAGTTCTTATTATGCGTTTGTTTTTCATACCACATTGGTTTTCATAGTTTAATACGAATAAAGTAAAGGTATAAATATAAAAATACATAGGCAAAATACTATAATTTAATTGCGATATTTCAAAAAAAAGAGGCTTAATTGTATTTTACCGAAGCAACAGTTTAAAAAATAACTGCTACACATTAAAAAATAACTGCGACACATTAAAAAAGCACTGCGACACATTAAAAAATCACTGCGACACATTAAAAAAGCACTGCGACACATTAAAATACTTTTTATTAATATGTCGCAGTGATTCATTATTATATCGCAGTATTATATGAATGAAAATGAATTTGCATTATCAAAAAAAATCCCCAACCGTTTGAACCGTTGAGGATTGTTTTAAAACCAAAAGAATGTCTTTTATAATTCTTCGAGCTGAATGCGTTTTTTGTATTGTTTCATTTTTTTAAAATACGTTGGTGTAAGTCCCGTTACTTTTTTAAACTGGTTTGACAAATGGGAAACACTACTATAGTCCATTAAGAAACTTATTTCAGTAAGCGATAATTCATCATATAAAAGCAATTCTTTGACACGCTCTATCTTATTTAAAATGATGTAATTAACAATAGTAGTTCCGGTAACTTCTGAAAAAAGATTGGCAAGATGCGTATAATTGTAGTCTAGTTCTTGGCTCAAATATTCTGAAAAATTGACTTTCGGATGTTCTTCAGCGTAATGGACTAATTCTACAATAACATTTTTGGTTCTTTCGATGAGCAATGATTTTTTGTCATCGATTAATTCCAAACCTTTTTTTAACAATGCTTTGCGAAGCGCTTCTCTATCCTCTGCATGAATGTCTTTTTTGAGAGTTACTTCGCCTAAATCAATCGCGGTGTGCTTTAATTTTAATTTATCTAATTCTTCTTTCACGGCCAATTTGCAACGAAGCGAAACCATGTATTTAATGTGTATTTTCAATGTAAATGTAGTATTGGGTTATAAATAAGGAAGAACTGATTCTTGTAAAGGTACTCTATTTAAGCGCGCAAAGGTAATTTATTTGGCCAGAGTATATTTGTATAATTCTACATCATATTTGTTTATTTCACAGTATTTCAGAAAAACAAAAAATCCCCAACAGTTTTAAACCGTTGAGGATTTGTTTATTAGAAAGTTCAACTGAACACTAAATATTATTTAGTCATTCACCAAAACCCATTCGCCGGTGGCCAACATGCCTTCGGCTTTTTTGTACTTGGTAGTTTCTGTTTTGCCACTCATCACGTGTTTAATGGTCACAGTATCGTTACGGTTGATTTTCGGAGTTTCTCTCACGATGGTTTCCGTTACTTGTGGTCGTTGTTGTGCAGCTTGACTGGCTTCACGATTCGCGCTTTCGCTGCTTTCGATTTCGTCTTTGCTTTCAGTATAATTTTGTTTTTCACGTACTTGTCGCGCTTCCTGAATGTTTTGATTTTGCTGAGGTAAATCGCCTTTGAACAAGAACGAAATCACTTCTTTATTTACACCATCAAGCATGGCACTAAACAATTTGAATGCTTCCAATTTGTAAATCAGTAACGGATCTTTTTGTTCGTGAACCGCTAATTGTACGGATTGTTTCAATTCGTCCATTTTGCGTAAATGCTTTTTCCAAGCTTCATCCACAATGGCTAGAGTGATATTTTTTTCGAAATCGGCGACCAATTGAACTCCGTTAGAATCAAAAGCTTTTTTCAAATCGGTTACCACATTCAGTGTTTTAATTCCGTCTGAAAATGGTACAATAATACGCTCAAATTTGTTGCCTTCTTTTTGGTAAACATCAGCAATGATTGGGAAAGCTTCACGAGCACTTCTTTCGGTTTTCTCGGTGTAATAGGCTAAAGCGGCTTTATATACTTTACCCGTAATTTCCACTTCAGATAATTTATCAAATTCGTTAGCAGAAATTGGCGATGTAATCGAGAAGTAACGAATCAATTCAAATTCGAAGTTTTTGAAATCATTTCTGCCTTTGTTTTCGCCTACGATTAATTCGCAAGTATCATACATCATATTGGCGATATCCAGTTTCAAACGCTCTCCGTGCAAAGCATGACGACGACGTTTGTAAACCACTTCACGTTGTGCATTCATCACATCATCATATTCTAACAAACGCTTACGAGTACCAAAGTTATTTTCTTCTACTTTTTTCTGAGCGCGTTCAATCGATTTGGTCATCATGGAATGTTGGATGACTTCACCTTCTTTCAATCCCATTCTGTCCATGATTTTCGCTACTCTGTCGGAACCGAATAAACGCATCAAATTATCTTCCAAAGACACATAAAACTGTGAACTTCCCGGATCTCCTTGACGACCGGCACGACCACGCAACTGACGGTCAACACGACGTGAATCGTGGCGTTCCGTACCAATGATGGCCAAACCTCCGGCCGCTTTTACTTCCGGTGTCAACTTGATATCCGTTCCACGTCCGGCCATGTTCGTTGCAATAGTTACAACGCCCGGTTTTCCGGCTTCTTCCACAATTTGTGCTTCTTGTTTGTGTAATTTCGCGTTCAATACGTTGTGAGGAACGTTTCTTATTTTCAACATTCGGCTCAATAATTCCGAAATTTCTACCGATGTGGTACCAATCAAAACCGGTCTTCCCGATTGAGATAACTGGGTTACATCTTCGATAACGGCATTGAATTTTTCACGAACCGAACGGTAAATCAAATCTTCTTTATCCTGACGTGCCATTCCTCTGTTGGTTGGAATTTCGACTACGTCTAATTTGTAAATCTGCCATAACTCACCGGCTTCGGTAACGGCTGTTCCCGTCATACCGGCTAATTTGCTGTACATACGGAAATAATTCTGTAAAGTAATCGTTGCAAAGGTTTGCGTAGCGGCTTCAATCGTTACATTTTCTTTGGCTTCAATGGCTTGGTGCAATCCGTCAGAATAACGACGACCATCCATGATACGACCGGTTTGCTCATCAACAATAAGGATTTTATTGTCCATGATCACGTATTCGGTGTCTTTTTCGAACAAAGTATACGCTTTCAATAATTGTGTCAGCGTGTGAATTCTTTCTGATTTTACGCCAAAATCTTGGAATAATTTTTCTTTCGCTTCTGCTTCTTGGTCTTTTTCCAAGTTTTGTTTTTCGATGTTGGCAATTTCAGTTCCAATATCCGGTAAAACGAAGAAATCATCAGAAGTATCTTTGGATAAGAATTTAATTCCGTTATCGGTCAATTCAACCTGATTGTTTTTCTCTTCGATTACAAAATACATCGCTTCGTCTACTTCCGGCATTCTGCGGTTGTTGTCTTGCATGTATTCGTTTTCAGTTTTTTGCAAAAGGGCTTTCATACCTTCTTCACTCAAAAACTTGATTAAGGCTTTGTTTTTTGGTAACGAACGATACGCTCTCAACAATTGGAAACCACCTTCTTTAGTGTTGCCTTCTTTGATTAAACGTTTGGCTTCAGTCAAAAATCCGTTAGCCAATTGACGTTGTAAGCTATAAAGATTTTCGATTTTTGGTTTCAATTCGTTGAATTCATGACGGTCACCATCAGGAACCGGACCGGAGATAATCAATGGTGTACGAGCATCATCAATCAATACCGAATCGACCTCGTCGACAATCGCGTAGTTGTGTTTTCTTTGTACCAAATCTTCCGGCGAATGGGCCATGTTATCACGCAAATAATCGAAACCAAATTCGTTATTGGTTCCATAAGTAATATCGGCTTCATAGGCTTTTCTTCTGGCATCTGAGTTTGGCGAGTGATTGTCAATACAATCTACAGTCAATCCGTGGAATTCAAATAATGGAGCTTTCCAAGTACTGTCACGTTTCGCCAAATAGTCATTCACGGTTACCAAGTGAACACCGTTTCCGGTCAAAGCGTTTAAGTAAAGTGGTAATGTGGCTACTAATGTTTTTCCTTCACCCGTTTGCATCTCGGCGATTTTCCCTTCGTGCAATACGATACCACCAATCAACTGAACGTCATAGTGCACCATATCCCAAGTAATTTGTTTTCCGGCCGCATTCCAAGAGTTAGCCCAAACGGCTTGGTCGCCGTCTAAAGTGATATAAGATTTTGCAGCAGAAAGCTCTCTGTCTTTTGGTGTAGCCGAAACGGTAATAGTAGTGTTTTCTTTGAAACGTCTTGCAGTTTCTTTGATCACGGCAAAAGCATCGGGAAGGATTTCGCTCAATACTTTTTCTGAGATTTCGTAAGCTTCTTTTTCCAAAGCGTCAATAGCAATGTAGATATCTTCTCTTTGGTCAATGTCTACGGTGTTTTCTGCTAGTGTTTTTTTGGCTTCAATCTCGGCGTCTTGCTTGGCACGCGCTTGTTTTATTTTACTTTTAAACTCGGCTGTTTTGGCTCTCAACTCATCGTGAGACAAAGCGGCTAAAACAGGTTCTAAAGCTTTGATTTTATTGATGTAAGGTTGCGTTGCTTTGACGTCTTTTTGCGATTTGTCGCCTACAAAAGCCTTAATAATGCTATTAATGAAACTCATAATGGGTTTGTATTTTTATGTTTTAGTTTTCCTGATGAAGGAGTGCAAATTTAAACAAAAAAAAAGCCCTCAATGGACTTTTTTCTGTTGTGATTGTATATTTTTTAATATTCATCCTCGTTCCAAAGGTAATCTTCGTCTGTTGGATAATCCGGCCAAATCTCTTCCATAGATTCGTAAATTTCACCTTCGTCTTCTATAGATTGTAAATTCTCTACTACTTCTAGTGGAGCTCCTGTTCGTATAGCATAGTCGATAAGTTCATCTTTGGTAGCTGGCCAAGGCGCATCGCTTAAATAGGATGCCAATTCTAATGTCCAATACATCTTCTGTCGATTTTAGTTTATGCAAAAATAAATTTTATACTGAAAAAGTCAAGTTTTTTTTGATTTATTTTTTAGTAAGTTTAAGAACGTCTTTTCAGACGGTAGATTAAAGAACGCAGAATGCAGATTTTGTCTGCTTTCTGTCTTCTGTTTTCTGCCTTCTATTTCCTCGGAATCCATTTTACTTCATCCGCTTGAAGGTCAAAGGACAACTTCCGTGCCAAGACAAAAAGGTAGTCAGAAAGTCGGTTCAAGTACTTGATAACTTGTTCGTCTGTAGGTTCTAATTCATGTAAATGCACAGCCAAGCGTTCGGCTCTACGGCAGACACAGCGGGCAATGTGACAATATGACACGGTAGTATGACCACCAGGCAAGACAAAGTGTGTCATTTGTGGTAAAGCGGTATCCATACTGTCGATTTCATTTTCTAAAAGCGCAATGTCTTCTTCGGAAATGCGGTTGATGTTTAGTCGAGGTTGTCCGTTTTTCAAAACTTCTTTTTCAGGAGGTGTGGCTAAAATGGCGCCGACGGTGAAAAGTCGGTCTTGAACTTCAATCAGAACATTTTTATACAATTGATTGATGTCTTGGTCGCGAATTAAGCCAATATGTGAGTTGAGTTCGTCAACGGTGCCGTAACTTTCGATACGGATATGGTGTTTTGGGACTCGGGTTCCGCCAAAAAGAGCAGTGGTTCCGGTGTCGCCGGTTTTGGTATAGACTTTCATCTCATTAGATTTTATTTGTTATTGGTATTCGATGTAACTCGCCATTAAGGCTTGTTTCATTTTTATGAGGTGCTAAGGCGCTAAGGTACTAAGTTTTTGTATTGTTAACAAGAATACAAAAGGATTACTAACTAGCCCTGATGGGAATGGCATCTTGCAAAATGGACAGCAGGAATATGGATTGCCGATAAAGCCCTAAACTTTCGCTCCTGACTTTTACAAATGATCAACATTTAGTGTGTCACTTTCAATAATGCCATCTCGCAAACGGATGATTCTATGAGCATATTTAGCAATGTCTTCTTCGTGGGTTACCAGAATAACGGTGTTGCCGTTTTTGTGGATGTCGTTGAATAGATTCATAATTTCGACTGAGGTTTTACTGTCGAGATTTCCTGTTGGTTCATCGGCCAAAATGATGGAAGGTTTGTTGACCAAAGCTCTGGCAATGGCAACACGCTGGCGTTGTCCACCTGAAAGTTGGTTGGGTTGGTGGTCCATTCTGTCCGATAGATTTACTTGTGTCAGCACTTCGGTAGCTCGTATGTTTCTTTCAGATTTAGAAAAACCGGCGTAAATCATAGGTAAGGCTACATTGTCTAATGCCGTAGTTCTTGGTAAAAGATTGAAGGTTTGGAATACGAATCCGATTTCTTTGTTACGGATTTCTGCCAAATCATCGTCGTGCATTTGGCTAACATCTTTTCCGTTTAAGATATAAGTTCCTGAAGTTGGGGTGTCTAAACAGCCTAAAAGGTTCATCAATGTAGATTTTCCGGAGCCTGATGGTCCCATTAGCGCTACATATTCGCCTTTGTTGATTTGTAAATCGATGCCTTTTAAAACGTAGATGGTTTCGCTTCCTAATTGGAAATCACGTTTGAGGTTCTTTATGTTGATTAAAGGATTTGCCATTGCTTGCTGAAAATTGAATTTGTCAAATAAGTAGTAAATATAAAGATAATGTTACAAACAGCCGCACAATTTTGAATCAAGGAATTATACAACTATTGTAGATAATTGTGTAATGGATTAGAAGGTTATCCTGACTAATTTTACACTAACATTAAAACTTAAAATGATGAAAAACAGAATAATTAGATATGGAGTATTTTTTACTGCATTAGTAAGCTTTGTCTCTTGTAAAAACAATGACTCAGAAAAAGCTGCAGACGAAAGAATAGCTGCTTTAGAAAGCTATGTAGATTCGCTTGAAAATGTAAAAACTGAGGATGCTGAAGCCAATTGGGAACAAATTGCTGCTGATTATGACAGAAGAACAGCAGAATCAAATGAAGCTATAGCAACCTTAGGGGATGATATTAAGCCTAGAAATCAGGCCAGATTAGATTCTATCAATGCTAGGTATTTTGTAATCAGAACTTCTGTGGAAACTGCAAAAGTTCCGGTTAAAGTTAATCCTAATCAAAGACTTAGAGATACTTTCTTTGGTGCCGGTAAATTGGGAGAAGATATGAATTTTGGTTGGGTAAATAAAGACAACATTTTAGATACTTACCAAACTTTCTTTGATGCTTATAAAAACAATAAAGAAAATTTCACCAGAGAAGATTATGATGAAGTAAAATTGATTTATGAAGCACTAGACAGTAGAAAAAATACAGTAGAAAAAGAAGGCTTGTCTTCAGAAGACAACAATAAAATTGCCTCAATCAAATTCAAATTTGCACCCATGTTCAAAATGAACAGAATAGGAGCAAAGGCAAGAGAAAATGAAGAAGCGAAAGAATAATTTTTTTGAATTGGTTTATTAATTCGGAAAAAGGCAATCAGGGATGATTGCCTTTTTTTTTGTTGTAATTTTTTGAATTGTTTACTTTTCGAAATATTTTCTTATTTTTATAGAATAAATCTACTCGTTTCTTGAAGATGAAATATTCTGTTTTATTGTTGCTTTTGATTTGTTTTAAGATAAATGCTCAGTGTTGGAAAACTGTTTCTACAAGTTCCCTTACCACTTTAGCAATAAAAAATGATGGAACCTTATGGGGATGGGGTTACAATTTTAATGGACAATTGGGGGATGGCACTACAACCAATAGAACCAGTCCAGTCCAAATTGGAAATTCTTCTGATTGGAAAATGGTTTCAGCCGGACAAGTATTTACTTTAGCCATTAAAGATAATGGAACCTTATGGGCTTGGGGTTATAATCTTGAAGGTCAATTAGGCGATGGTACTTTTGTTAATAAAATTGTTCCAACTCAAATTGGAACAGCAACAGATTGGAAACAAATATCTACAGCCTACTGGACAGCTATGGCGATAAAAAATAACGGGACATTATGGGGTTGGGGTCAAAATTACATGTATGGGCAATTGGGAGATGGAACAATAATTAATAGAAATGTTCCCACGCAAATAGGAATTGCTACAGATTGGTTAAAAGTTTCTGTTGGTTCTACACATACAATGGCTGTAAAAAACAATCATACTTTATGGGTATGGGGAAATAATGCTTACGGACAGTTTGGTAATGGAAATAATACAAATTCACTTGTGCCAATTCAAAATGGAACGGCTGCAGATTGGGAAGATGTATCTGTCGGTGATTACCATTCAATAGCATTGAAAACTAATGGAACTGTCTATAGTACAGGATCAAATTATGACGGAAGACTTGGCGACGGAACCACAAACTCCAGAAACACCTTGGTCCAGATAGGAAATGATACTACTTGGCAAAGTATAAGCGCCGGTTCATTCAATACTATCTGCATAAAAAATAATGGGACTTTATGGGGTTGTGGTGATAATTACAATGGCTTACTAGGAGATGGCACTACTGATGATAAGCTAATTTTAACACAAATAGGAACTGAGACTAATTGGAAATTCAGCTCTTCCTGTCAATGGCATACAGTAGCCTTAAAAACAGATGATTCTCTTTCAATATGGGGAGATAATCTAGTTGCGATTCCGGATTCATTTTCTCTTTCTCCCATGGGAATTAACTGTACAAATTTGTCCGAAGAAGAGTATAATATTGCCACTTTTTCAATTTATCCAAACCCAACACAATCCGTTTTGAATATTCAGTTTTCAACAGCTACGGAAATCCAAAAGATTTCAATAGTGGATATAACCGGAAAAAAAGTTTTGGAACAAACCGGAAACTTCACACAGATAAATGTTCAGAATTTAGCACAAGGATTATATATCGTATCAGTCTTAACCAATGGTAAGATAATCAACCATAAGTTTGTCAAAAATTAGACTTAGACTCTAATCACAAAATGCTCCTTTTCCTGCTCGATTCGGAAGAAAACAATTCCCCATTGAAAAGTGTCAATTGTTACCGTAACTTTTGGGTGGTTTTTTATTGTTTCCCAAGCTTCTTCCATGGCTGCCGACCAATGAATGTCATCGAAAATCCACACCGTTTCGTTGGTAATTGTTGGTAATAGAAGTTCGAAATAGGTTAAAGTAGCTTGTTTGGAATGGTTGCCGTCGAAGTAAATCAATTGATAATTGATAATTGACGATTGATAATTTTTTAGATGGCTTGAAAATTCAATATTTACACATTCAACATTATTGAACATTGTTCCGAAACTTCGGGATTGCAATTGATATTGGTTAAGGGTGTTTTTACAACCTTCCAAAGTGGTAATTTTGGCATTCGGGTTCCCTAATGATAATGCTGAAGTCGCTAATCCTAATGAAGTGCCAATTTCTAAGATACTTTGCTTCTCCGGTTCGTTATCGCTCGTGTCCGGTTGGAAATACTTTGTAATTCTAAACAATAATTCGGCTCTTTTTGGAGAAATTCCAGCGGTTTTGGCAATTTGATTTATCGCTCGAGTATTGCTTTTAAAAACTCGCGAGCCGGCACCAAAATCTGTAACTTCTATTGTATTCGTATTTTCTAAAAGTGATTTTCGATATTTTTTTAGAATAGAATATTCAGCGTATTTCTTCTTGTCATAAAAACATTTGGTTACTAAATCAAATACAAACGGTGAATGCACTCCGTGTTCGTTTTTGGAGTTCCAGAGGAATTTTAAATATGACTTAATTAGCTGTAACATTTATTTTTTGTTACACAGAGATTCACGGAGTTTAAGCAGGGATACACAGATTTTTTCTCTGTGAGACTCATTTTTCTCTGTGAATCTCTGTGAAATAATTTATTCCATTTTGCTCGAAAGTTCAAACCAACGCTCTTCTTTAGCTTCCAGTTTTTTAATAATTACTTCCAATTCGTTGGCTTTTTTCGTGATGTCAGCGTCAGCAACTTTGCCTTCAGCGAATTGGTTTTCGATTTGCTTTTTCTCGTATTCTAAATCTTTGATTTCGCGTTCGATTTTGCTGAATTCCTTTTGCTCGTTGAAATTCAAACCCGAAGTCGTTGGGTTATTTTGTTTCCAATTCGTTTTTTCAGTAGAAACGCTCGATAAATTTTTTGGCTCAGCCGAATCTTCATACGCCCTGAAATCAGAATAATTGCCGGGAAAATCTTCAATTTGTCCTTCGCCTCTAAAAATGAACAAATGATCCACGATTTTATCCATAAAATATCTATCGTGAGAAACTACAAGCAAGCATCCGGGATAATCTAAAAGAAAACTTTCTAAGACATTTAGGGTCACGATATCCAAATCATTCGTTGGCTCATCGAGAATTAAAAA includes:
- a CDS encoding AraC family transcriptional regulator → MKIHIKYMVSLRCKLAVKEELDKLKLKHTAIDLGEVTLKKDIHAEDREALRKALLKKGLELIDDKKSLLIERTKNVIVELVHYAEEHPKVNFSEYLSQELDYNYTHLANLFSEVTGTTIVNYIILNKIERVKELLLYDELSLTEISFLMDYSSVSHLSNQFKKVTGLTPTYFKKMKQYKKRIQLEEL
- the secA gene encoding preprotein translocase subunit SecA produces the protein MSFINSIIKAFVGDKSQKDVKATQPYINKIKALEPVLAALSHDELRAKTAEFKSKIKQARAKQDAEIEAKKTLAENTVDIDQREDIYIAIDALEKEAYEISEKVLSEILPDAFAVIKETARRFKENTTITVSATPKDRELSAAKSYITLDGDQAVWANSWNAAGKQITWDMVHYDVQLIGGIVLHEGKIAEMQTGEGKTLVATLPLYLNALTGNGVHLVTVNDYLAKRDSTWKAPLFEFHGLTVDCIDNHSPNSDARRKAYEADITYGTNNEFGFDYLRDNMAHSPEDLVQRKHNYAIVDEVDSVLIDDARTPLIISGPVPDGDRHEFNELKPKIENLYSLQRQLANGFLTEAKRLIKEGNTKEGGFQLLRAYRSLPKNKALIKFLSEEGMKALLQKTENEYMQDNNRRMPEVDEAMYFVIEEKNNQVELTDNGIKFLSKDTSDDFFVLPDIGTEIANIEKQNLEKDQEAEAKEKLFQDFGVKSERIHTLTQLLKAYTLFEKDTEYVIMDNKILIVDEQTGRIMDGRRYSDGLHQAIEAKENVTIEAATQTFATITLQNYFRMYSKLAGMTGTAVTEAGELWQIYKLDVVEIPTNRGMARQDKEDLIYRSVREKFNAVIEDVTQLSQSGRPVLIGTTSVEISELLSRMLKIRNVPHNVLNAKLHKQEAQIVEEAGKPGVVTIATNMAGRGTDIKLTPEVKAAGGLAIIGTERHDSRRVDRQLRGRAGRQGDPGSSQFYVSLEDNLMRLFGSDRVAKIMDRMGLKEGEVIQHSMMTKSIERAQKKVEENNFGTRKRLLEYDDVMNAQREVVYKRRRHALHGERLKLDIANMMYDTCELIVGENKGRNDFKNFEFELIRYFSITSPISANEFDKLSEVEITGKVYKAALAYYTEKTERSAREAFPIIADVYQKEGNKFERIIVPFSDGIKTLNVVTDLKKAFDSNGVQLVADFEKNITLAIVDEAWKKHLRKMDELKQSVQLAVHEQKDPLLIYKLEAFKLFSAMLDGVNKEVISFLFKGDLPQQNQNIQEARQVREKQNYTESKDEIESSESANREASQAAQQRPQVTETIVRETPKINRNDTVTIKHVMSGKTETTKYKKAEGMLATGEWVLVND
- a CDS encoding DUF2795 domain-containing protein — encoded protein: MYWTLELASYLSDAPWPATKDELIDYAIRTGAPLEVVENLQSIEDEGEIYESMEEIWPDYPTDEDYLWNEDEY
- a CDS encoding cob(I)yrinic acid a,c-diamide adenosyltransferase is translated as MKVYTKTGDTGTTALFGGTRVPKHHIRIESYGTVDELNSHIGLIRDQDINQLYKNVLIEVQDRLFTVGAILATPPEKEVLKNGQPRLNINRISEEDIALLENEIDSMDTALPQMTHFVLPGGHTTVSYCHIARCVCRRAERLAVHLHELEPTDEQVIKYLNRLSDYLFVLARKLSFDLQADEVKWIPRK
- a CDS encoding ABC transporter ATP-binding protein yields the protein MANPLINIKNLKRDFQLGSETIYVLKGIDLQINKGEYVALMGPSGSGKSTLMNLLGCLDTPTSGTYILNGKDVSQMHDDDLAEIRNKEIGFVFQTFNLLPRTTALDNVALPMIYAGFSKSERNIRATEVLTQVNLSDRMDHQPNQLSGGQRQRVAIARALVNKPSIILADEPTGNLDSKTSVEIMNLFNDIHKNGNTVILVTHEEDIAKYAHRIIRLRDGIIESDTLNVDHL
- a CDS encoding T9SS type A sorting domain-containing protein: MKYSVLLLLLICFKINAQCWKTVSTSSLTTLAIKNDGTLWGWGYNFNGQLGDGTTTNRTSPVQIGNSSDWKMVSAGQVFTLAIKDNGTLWAWGYNLEGQLGDGTFVNKIVPTQIGTATDWKQISTAYWTAMAIKNNGTLWGWGQNYMYGQLGDGTIINRNVPTQIGIATDWLKVSVGSTHTMAVKNNHTLWVWGNNAYGQFGNGNNTNSLVPIQNGTAADWEDVSVGDYHSIALKTNGTVYSTGSNYDGRLGDGTTNSRNTLVQIGNDTTWQSISAGSFNTICIKNNGTLWGCGDNYNGLLGDGTTDDKLILTQIGTETNWKFSSSCQWHTVALKTDDSLSIWGDNLVAIPDSFSLSPMGINCTNLSEEEYNIATFSIYPNPTQSVLNIQFSTATEIQKISIVDITGKKVLEQTGNFTQINVQNLAQGLYIVSVLTNGKIINHKFVKN
- a CDS encoding class I SAM-dependent methyltransferase; translated protein: MLQLIKSYLKFLWNSKNEHGVHSPFVFDLVTKCFYDKKKYAEYSILKKYRKSLLENTNTIEVTDFGAGSRVFKSNTRAINQIAKTAGISPKRAELLFRITKYFQPDTSDNEPEKQSILEIGTSLGLATSALSLGNPNAKITTLEGCKNTLNQYQLQSRSFGTMFNNVECVNIEFSSHLKNYQSSIINYQLIYFDGNHSKQATLTYFELLLPTITNETVWIFDDIHWSAAMEEAWETIKNHPKVTVTIDTFQWGIVFFRIEQEKEHFVIRV